A genomic segment from Candidatus Brocadia sinica JPN1 encodes:
- a CDS encoding CapA family protein: protein MSDTISIFMCGDVMTGRGIDQVLPYPGNPLLHEFYMKNARGYLELAERESGRIPHPVSFSSIWGDALGELERIAPDLKIVNLETSITKSNDYWKGKPVHYRMNPLNIPCITAPRIDCCSLANNHTLDWGYTGLAETIETLKKAHVKSAGAGWNLKEAETPALLDVDGKGRVIVFSFGSETSGIPLEWAALGNRPGVNLLKDLSDSAVRHIREQVQKVKQRRDIVIASIHWGDNWGYEIPHEQIQFAHMLIDYAGIDIVHGHSSHHVKGIEVYQDRPIIYGCGDFLNDYEGISGYEFFRGDLGLMYFAYAEPASGRLVRFQMTPTHTKHFRVNRASTPDAVWLSNILNREGKRFGTRVVLNKDHTLTLEWD, encoded by the coding sequence ATGTCCGATACTATCAGTATATTCATGTGTGGTGATGTAATGACAGGAAGAGGCATAGATCAGGTATTGCCGTATCCTGGCAATCCCCTCCTCCACGAATTCTACATGAAAAACGCCAGGGGATATCTGGAACTAGCAGAGAGGGAAAGTGGCCGGATTCCACATCCCGTTAGTTTCTCCTCTATCTGGGGAGACGCCCTCGGCGAATTGGAACGAATTGCGCCGGATTTGAAAATAGTTAACCTGGAGACAAGTATAACAAAGAGTAATGACTATTGGAAAGGCAAGCCTGTCCACTACAGGATGAATCCCCTCAATATTCCCTGTATAACGGCGCCCCGGATAGATTGTTGTTCTCTCGCAAATAATCATACCCTTGATTGGGGATATACGGGTCTCGCAGAAACCATTGAAACATTGAAGAAAGCCCATGTGAAAAGCGCGGGGGCAGGTTGGAATCTGAAAGAGGCAGAAACTCCTGCATTATTAGATGTGGATGGAAAAGGAAGAGTAATTGTTTTTTCGTTTGGATCGGAAACAAGCGGAATACCTTTAGAATGGGCTGCTTTGGGAAACCGGCCCGGTGTGAATCTCTTAAAAGATTTGTCAGACAGTGCTGTCCGGCATATCAGAGAGCAAGTGCAAAAAGTAAAACAACGAAGAGATATTGTAATCGCCTCTATTCATTGGGGAGATAACTGGGGGTATGAAATCCCTCACGAACAAATACAATTCGCTCATATGCTCATTGATTATGCAGGAATCGATATCGTCCACGGACATTCTTCCCACCATGTAAAAGGCATAGAGGTTTATCAGGACAGACCTATCATCTATGGCTGCGGTGATTTTCTCAATGATTATGAAGGTATCAGTGGTTACGAATTCTTCAGGGGTGATTTAGGTTTGATGTATTTTGCATATGCGGAACCAGCAAGCGGCAGGCTCGTTCGTTTTCAAATGACACCAACACACACGAAACACTTTCGAGTAAATCGGGCATCAACGCCCGATGCTGTGTGGCTCAGCAACATCTTGAACAGGGAAGGCAAAAGGTTTGGGACCCGGGTAGTGTTAAATAAGGATCATACCTTAACGCTTGAATGGGATTAA
- a CDS encoding HAD family hydrolase, with protein MINGYIIRKFNDEKIPGRFRAILFDLDGTLLDTLEDLGNAANRVLRKNGFPMHDMDAYRTMVGDGAVVLIRRALPEDKRNDETIRACVQSFREEYGRGWKTKTRPYDGVAEMLDALTVYGMKMAVLSNKPDDFTKRCVAEFLSDWTFDMVLGQSDSTPLKPDPAGAKEIAKYLDIPPSHFIYLGDTAIDMKTAVATGMFPVGALWGFRTEKELRENGAQALIKKPQEILNLLGTTSDTAQTKRKHDIKGKAGRDK; from the coding sequence ATGATAAACGGTTATATCATTCGAAAATTTAACGATGAGAAGATTCCTGGGCGCTTCAGGGCTATACTCTTCGACCTTGATGGCACGCTCCTTGATACCCTGGAAGACCTGGGTAATGCCGCAAACCGTGTTTTACGGAAAAACGGATTTCCCATGCATGATATGGATGCATATCGCACTATGGTTGGTGATGGCGCGGTTGTGCTTATACGGCGGGCACTCCCGGAGGACAAACGGAATGATGAAACCATCCGTGCCTGCGTCCAGTCGTTCCGTGAAGAATATGGACGAGGGTGGAAGACAAAAACCAGGCCCTACGATGGAGTGGCAGAAATGCTCGATGCGCTGACGGTGTATGGCATGAAAATGGCGGTTCTGTCAAACAAGCCGGACGATTTTACAAAACGGTGTGTAGCTGAATTTCTGTCAGATTGGACATTTGACATGGTTCTGGGGCAGAGCGACTCTACACCCCTCAAGCCAGATCCGGCAGGCGCAAAAGAGATAGCTAAATACCTGGATATCCCACCCTCTCATTTTATCTATCTCGGAGATACTGCTATTGACATGAAGACTGCCGTTGCGACTGGCATGTTTCCTGTGGGAGCACTCTGGGGATTCCGCACGGAAAAGGAGTTGCGGGAAAATGGCGCGCAGGCGCTCATCAAAAAACCACAAGAAATTCTGAATCTCCTGGGCACGACCTCAGATACTGCACAGACAAAAAGGAAACACGATATAAAGGGTAAAGCTGGAAGGGATAAATGA
- the ndk gene encoding nucleoside-diphosphate kinase has product MEKTLVILKPDTIQRRLIGKIISRFEEKGFQIVGLKMTQISEDMAKKHYAVHENKDFFEPLVRYTSSAPVIVMVLKGKNAIEIVRKMMGATFGSKAEPGTIRGDYAVSNRFNLIHGSDSPASAEKEIGIFFDKKELFEYNPTDLKWVYDMSTGDII; this is encoded by the coding sequence ATGGAAAAGACCTTAGTTATATTAAAACCAGATACCATTCAACGTCGCTTGATAGGAAAAATCATATCACGGTTTGAGGAAAAGGGATTTCAGATCGTGGGACTTAAAATGACCCAAATCTCAGAGGATATGGCCAAAAAACACTATGCCGTACATGAAAATAAGGATTTTTTTGAACCGTTGGTCAGATATACATCCTCTGCACCCGTAATCGTTATGGTATTGAAAGGAAAGAACGCCATAGAAATTGTGAGAAAAATGATGGGCGCGACCTTCGGCTCAAAGGCAGAACCCGGTACTATCAGAGGCGATTATGCCGTCAGCAACCGTTTCAATTTGATTCACGGTTCAGATTCTCCCGCCTCTGCCGAAAAAGAGATCGGTATCTTTTTTGATAAAAAAGAACTCTTTGAGTATAATCCCACAGACCTCAAATGGGTTTATGATATGTCTACAGGAGACATTATTTAA
- a CDS encoding DUF4416 family protein codes for MGQISKPKPVNLLIGVLTSIPEILREIDKTLEEYFGPIDLKSDILPFHFTDYYTGEMGKGIQRQFYSFEKLILPDEIAAIKVQTNALEEFVASLKQYAMKRPVNIDPGYINESRLILVSTKDFSHRIYLRDGIYAEVTLNYRRGRYESFPWTFPDYQSPDYQNFFLLVRELYVKKLKKRNHILWKRP; via the coding sequence TTGGGCCAAATTTCCAAACCTAAGCCAGTAAATTTACTTATTGGTGTACTGACAAGTATTCCTGAAATCCTCAGGGAGATTGACAAAACACTGGAAGAGTATTTTGGCCCGATAGACCTGAAAAGTGACATCCTACCCTTTCATTTTACAGATTATTATACCGGGGAAATGGGTAAGGGAATTCAGAGGCAATTTTATAGTTTCGAAAAACTTATTTTGCCCGATGAGATTGCTGCTATCAAAGTACAGACCAATGCTTTGGAAGAATTCGTTGCCTCTTTAAAACAATATGCCATGAAACGTCCCGTCAATATTGACCCTGGCTACATAAATGAAAGCAGACTCATCCTGGTTTCCACCAAGGATTTCTCCCATCGTATCTATTTGCGCGATGGCATCTATGCTGAGGTAACCCTTAATTATCGCAGGGGAAGATATGAATCCTTCCCATGGACATTTCCAGACTACCAGAGTCCTGATTATCAAAATTTCTTCCTCCTGGTAAGGGAACTTTATGTCAAAAAACTCAAAAAAAGGAATCATATTTTATGGAAAAGACCTTAG